Proteins from a single region of Eremothecium gossypii ATCC 10895 chromosome VI, complete sequence:
- a CDS encoding AFR244Cp (Syntenic homolog of Saccharomyces cerevisiae YGL228W (SHE10) and YFR039C), translating into MRAISKLFVFTVLVLGSLQYYCGRYGACPAQIAVISHYTWPCTYAPAVRDKLGKASEWYGANAAPHVSVASGWMQGKVMPHLTKVSQWTEKHVQPRMRQAGADAIVTARVAWNVVQQYQRRHVVPLTGRLLAKCPCLERWAEQAARGWQWLCKHARALATAVQQQYPAFVAHMGGIWEPLHGAYNRIYLDLGRPVQEKTSEDASAAPGGTQYITSTITMTMTSLDELVTVTAEDGLSDVVEASFKDLVADEFSAWQQAIERKADSVLQAFTEEVGEFEMQQHEAVAPKFRALLKHISAKSQEHYAKINQAIRDINSTMELDPATNQTIWFDAHGTQLHQYITRPLMREYFSQANDELANITNHIRAELREVVDSVNGQVDVIRQEHIEVYEEWADVMVSEWSRRMAYIDVVDRDLEAEAERNRNWKRFLKLKKRVIKVRDQLLEHPVKFNQLETFLKEIQSTLRILAQENGEYLYILRSKANLSFQEREKNDRLREQHEQEAREMTLREQLSTELAANGTEVIIDTFEVDLDQLLRSNSTSWSVPPADARAEPASGSPIQQAASEAAQQPSV; encoded by the coding sequence ATGAGAGCTATTAGTAAACTTTTTGTGTTTACGGTGCTGGTCCTGGGATCGTTACAGTACTACTGTGGACGCTACGGCGCGTGCCCCGCGCAGATTGCAGTGATAAGCCATTATACGTGGCCTTGCACGTACGCGCCGGCAGTACGGGATAAATTAGGGAAGGCCAGCGAGTGGTACGGGGCCAATGCGGCTCCGCATGTGTCGGTGGCGAGCGGGTGGATGCAAGGGAAGGTGATGCCGCACCTGACGAAAGTATCCCAGTGGACGGAGAAGCATGTACAACCGCGGATGCGGCAGGCTGGCGCGGACGCGATAGTAACAGCGCGCGTGGCATGGAATGTCGTACAGCAGTACCAGCGGCGGCATGTGGTGCCTCTGACAGGGCGACTGCTGGCGAAGTGTCCGTGTCTCGAGAGGTGGGCCGAACAAGCTGCGCGCGGCTGGCAGTGGCTCTGCAAGCATGCTCGGGCGCTAGCCACAGCAGTACAGCAGCAGTATCCTGCGTTTGTGGCGCATATGGGGGGCATATGGGAGCCTTTGCACGGCGCCTACAACCGGATCTATCTGGACTTGGGCCGCCCAGTGCAGGAGAAGACGTCCGAGGACGCGAGTGCGGCGCCCGGGGGGACTCAGTACATCACATCCACTATCACAATGACCATGACTTCGCTCGATGAACTCGTGACGGTAACCGCGGAGGACGGTCTGTCTGACGTGGTGGAGGCGTCCTTCAAGGACCTAGTTGCCGACGAGTTCAGTGCGTGGCAGCAGGCCATCGAGCGGAAGGCAGACAGCGTGCTCCAGGCTTTCACAGAGGAGGTTGGGGAGTTTGagatgcagcagcacgaAGCTGTTGCGCCCAAATTCCGCGCACTGCTCAAGCATATCTCCGCCAAGAGCCAGGAACATTATGCCAAGATCAACCAGGCGATTCGCGACATCAACAGCACGATGGAGCTGGATCCCGCGACTAACCAGACCATCTGGTTCGATGCGCATGGCACCCAGCTGCACCAGTACATTACTAGGCCGCTCATGCGTGAGTACTTCTCCCAGGCCAACGACGAGTTGGCCAATATTACAAACCACATCCGTGCCGAACTACGCGAGGTTGTCGACTCCGTCAACGGGCAGGTCGACGTGATCCGCCAGGAGCACATCGAGGTCTACGAGGAATGGGCCGACGTCATGGTTTCGGAGTGGTCCCGCCGCATGGCCTACATCGACGTTGTCGACCGTGATCTGGAGGCCGAGGCCGAGCGCAATCGCAACTGGAAGCGCTTTTTGAAGCTCAAGAAGCGGGTCATCAAAGTGCGCGACCAACTACTGGAGCACCCCGTCAAGTTCAACCAGCTCGAGACGTTTCTGAAGGAGATACAGTCCACGCTCCGTATTTTGGCTCAGGAGAACGGCGAGTATCTCTACATCCTGCGTTCCAAAGCCAATCTGTCCTTCCAGGAACGCGAGAAGAATGACCGCCTCCGCGAGCAGCACGAGCAAGAGGCCCGCGAGATGACTCTCCGTGAGCAACTGTCGACAGAGCTTGCTGCCAACGGCACTGAGGTCATTATAGACACCTTCGAGGTGGACCTCGACCAGCTGCTCCGTTCCAACTCAACCTCCTGGTCAGTGCCTCCTGCAGATGCCCGCGCCGAGCCTGCCAGCGGTAGTCCGATCCAGCAAGCCGCTTCGGAGGCAGCACAGCAGCCTAGCGTCTAG
- a CDS encoding SAPS family protein (Syntenic homolog of Saccharomyces cerevisiae YFR040W (SAP155) and YGL229C (SAP4)), whose product MSFWPFGQNVNNSNINRILDDYFRVLHSLEEDGAGESGEREAGGGPAAPAAGRIVKERSTNGGGASGGARDSLQRTEGGDAMRPVYHNPNSSEQGTVSSAPCVPSALSSAVSICTEELADSDEAPLTKFSLNYSFIDSILKESELLNELTRQNNTLLDFVCFGFFYDTDGNKIDNIEYLIDQLMFCIDRVNEEQKENDETRTPGHEQENEQHDDFLPPQQAGFLEGQDSEFIKKGVSPEPPSHEGDDAILPFLHGRRDTRQSSLLNRVNTISEIFALDIWLISESLVKDPSHLSKIWSVLNHKDFKAEKSPLVPIFLKINQNLLLTRQDQLLNFIRARESLVDEFLQHLEISVLMDFFLKIISTDKQESPTGIIELVYDQGLIPKMLSFLDNHKYSADIQACAGDLMKALISISTNAPLDELSIGPNALTRQLCSEESIDCFLDAIINKRGHALTTAVSVVIELIRKNNSDYDQINLLCTSVKTHPPSTRDPIYLGRMLKKFAEKLPNFKRVLLEIENDGSIKDIRNQLGIEYKPLGFERFKIVELIAELLHCSNMGLMNSKKAERIVKERDEVRNHMVKQLQDALTELNMNDGNDRTKGDEKGLTGLCATNTSMSTQTTAVNDNADEEIDESFEIPYLNMNQNSKLRHNPTIGDLFKIQLYDTQLLPKIIQLFIEHPWNNFWHNVVFDIIQQIFNGRMDFSYNSFLVYSLFNNKDAGQFVIDVKPEENRAQDFTDFAITRDLVLQGYKNSHAFYEQYNTNLGYMGHLVLIAEEIVKFSKVYKVELISPDIHRVLQDPDWIFYSEDALNDTRMMYSKILGGSEYLGEENGCTAAEMEQLTETGENLPEFGGKLSGYSFSTQADLHQKLKEKLIKRSQEEVDLKNKKNGVIILGPPPAHE is encoded by the coding sequence ATGTCGTTCTGGCCGTTTGGACAGAACGTGAACAACTCCAACATTAACCGGATCCTGGACGACTACTTTCGGGTGCTGCATTCTCTGGAGGAGGATGGGGCGGGAGAGTCTGGGGAGCGGGAGGCCGGTGGCGGGCCAGCCGCGCCGGCAGCCGGGCGGATTGTGAAGGAGCGCAGCACGAACGGTGGgggcgccagcggcggcgcgcgggaCAGCCTGCAGCGCACGGAGGGTGGGGACGCGATGAGGCCCGTTTACCACAACCCGAACAGCTCGGAGCAGGGCACGGTTTCGTCTGCGCCCTGTGTGCCATCGGCACTATCGTCTGCGGTGTCGATATGCACAGAGGAACTTGCAGACAGCGACGAGGCGCCGCTGACGAAGTTTTCACTCAACTACTCGTTCATCGACAGCATTTTAAAGGAGAGCGAGCTTTTGAACGAACTAACGAGACAGAATAATACGTTATTGGATTTTGTGTGCTTTGGGTTTTTCTATGACACGGATGGCAACAAAATAGATAATATCGAATACCTAATCGACCAATTGATGTTTTGCATAGATAGAGTTAATGAAGAGCAGAAGGAAAACGACGAAACACGAACGCCCGGTCACGAGCAGGAAAACGAACAACACGACGATTTTCTGCCCCCTCAACAGGCAGGGTTCCTTGAGGGCCAGGACTCCGAATTCATAAAGAAGGGCGTGTCCCCGGAACCTCCTTCGCACGAGGGGGATGATGCCATCCTTCCCTTCTTGCACGGTCGCAGAGATACACGTCAGTCTTCGCTTCTAAACAGGGTGAACACTATTTCAGAGATATTTGCCTTGGACATCTGGCTGATCTCAGAGTCTCTCGTCAAAGACCCTTCTCACCTGTCCAAGATTTGGTCGGTACTTAATCACAAGGATTTTAAGGCCGAAAAGTCGCCGCTAGTACCAATATTTTTGAAAATAAACCAAAATCTGCTTCTGACAAGACAGGATCAGCTCTTGAACTTCATAAGGGCTCGCGAGTCCCTAGTGGATGAGTTCTTACAGCATCTTGAGATATCAGTGCTGATGGATTTTTTCTTAAAAATTATTTCCACAGATAAACAGGAATCCCCGACAGGCATAATAGAGCTGGTGTATGACCAAGGACTAATACCTAAAATGTTGTCATTTCTGGACAACCACAAATACTCTGCTGATATACAGGCCTGTGCGGGTGATTTGATGAAAGCGTTGATTTCTATCTCTACCAATGCTCCCCTCGATGAGTTATCTATCGGGCCGAATGCACTAACGAGGCAGTTGTGCTCGGAAGAAAGCATTGATTGCTTTTTGGATGCCATCATTAATAAGAGAGGGCATGCATTGACTACAGCAGTTTCAGTGGTCATTGAATTGATTCGCAAAAACAACTCTGATTACGACCAAATAAACCTCCTCTGTACAAGTGTTAAGACGCATCCTCCATCGACCAGAGATCCAATATATTTGGGCAGAATGCTGAAGAAGTTTGCAGAAAAGTTACCTAATTTTAAAAGGGTACTCTTGGAGATAGAGAACGATGGTAGTATCAAAGATATACGAAATCAACTGGGAATCGAGTATAAACCACTAGGCTTTGAACGCTTTAAAATAGTCGAATTAATTGCTGAACTGCTACATTGCTCAAACATGGGTTTAATGAACTCCAAGAAAGCGGAGAGGATAGTTAAGGAACGCGATGAGGTACGAAATCACATGGTTAAGCAGTTACAGGATGCGTTGACGGAATTGAATATGAATGATGGTAATGATAGAACTAAGGGCGACGAAAAGGGGTTGACAGGCCTTTGTGCTACAAATACGAGCATGAGTACTCAGACAACCGCTGTTAATGATAACGCTGACGAGGAAATAGATGAGTCTTTCGAAATTCCTTACCTCAACATGAACCAAAATTCGAAGCTACGCCATAATCCGACTATCGGCGACTTATTTAAAATTCAGCTTTATGATACACAACTCCTGCCCAAGATAATCCAACTATTCATTGAGCATCCATGGAACAACTTCTGGCATAATGTGGTCTTTGACATTATTCAACAGATTTTTAATGGTAGAATGGATTTTTCATACAATTCTTTTTTGGTATATTCCCTCTTCAATAATAAAGATGCAGGACAATTTGTTATCGATGTCAAGCCTGAAGAAAATAGGGCTCAAGACTTTACCGATTTTGCAATTACTAGAGATCTCGTCTTACAGGGTTATAAGAATTCACATGCTTTTTACGAACAATATAATACTAACCTGGGGTATATGGGCCATTTGGTTCTAATTGCGGAGGAAATAGTCAAGTTTTCCAAGGTTTACAAAGTAGAATTGATATCTCCTGATATTCACAGGGTGCTCCAGGATCCAGATTGGATATTCTACTCGGAGGATGCTTTAAATGACACTAGGATGATGTATTCCAAGATATTGGGCGGTAGTGAGTACTTGGGCGAAGAAAATGGTTGCACTGCCGCTGAAATGGAGCAACTCACTGAAACTGGGGAAAATTTGCCCGAGTTCGGTGGGAAATTGTCCGGCTACTCGTTCTCCACGCAGGCAGATCTACACCAGAAGTTGAAAGAAAAGCTAATCAAAAGGAGCCAAGAAGAAGTCGACCTGAAAAACAAGAAGAACGGCGTGATTATCCTTGGCCCACCTCCGGCGCATGAATAG
- the ERJ5 gene encoding Erj5p (Syntenic homolog of Saccharomyces cerevisiae YFR041C (ERJ5)), with translation MLARFVWLIAAGLLAIVNGFTADEAEIFNLQKVLTDKYGKDMNLYRFLKLEKLEKSDGREITRQMRALAKKYHPDKNPKYKKLYERLHLAAQILTDGEKRKTYDYYLDYGFPEYRVDKRGFVFQRVQPKTWVVLAFVLVATSAIHWTVLKLQHRSRVRRVEGFLREVKEQDDTLGLGEKRLQLQLGDSDPQEVVVRFGDVFVVQENNTETRICAEELRAPGLLDTLMFALPMWAVGRVRAPFRKQTEPEAPVRTEPAAVKKKSPKPKGKGQKWQLPNGKVLYSRAKKD, from the coding sequence ATGCTGGCGCGCTTCGTGTGGCTTATAGCTGCGGGACTGCTTGCGATTGTAAATGGGTTCACAGCAGATGAGGCAGAAATATTCAATCTTCAAAAGGTGCTCACGGACAAGTATGGCAAGGACATGAACCTGTACCGATTCCTTAAACTCGAGAAGCTTGAGAAGTCTGATGGGCGGGAGATCACCCGGCAGATGCGGGCGCTGGCCAAGAAGTACCATCCAGACAAGAACCCGAAGTACAAGAAGCTCTACGAACGGCTACACCTGGCGGCGCAGATTCTGACGGACGGCGAGAAACGCAAGACGTACGACTACTACCTGGACTACGGGTTCCCGGAGTACCGGGTGGACAAGCGAGGATTTGTATTCCAGCGGGTGCAGCCGAAAACGTGGGTTGTGCTAGCGTTCGTGCTCGTGGCCACCAGCGCGATACACTGGACGGTGCTGAAACTGCAGCACCGGTCACGCGTGAGGCGTGTGGAGGGCTTTTTGCGCGAGGTGAAGGAGCAGGACGATACTCTTGGGCTCGGGGAAAAacgcctgcagctccagctGGGCGACTCTGACCCGCAGGAGGTGGTGGTGAGGTTTGGAGACGTTTTCGTGGTCCAAGAGAACAACACCGAGACGCGGATCTGCgcggaggagctgcgcgcgccaggACTTCTAGACACACTAATGTTTGCGCTGCCGATGTGGGCGGTTGGCCGTGTGCGCGCGCCGTTCAGAAAGCAGACGGAGCCAGAAGCACCGGTTCGCACCGAACCAGCGGCGGTCAAGAAGAAGAGCCCAAAGCCCAAGGGCAAGGGTCAGAAGTGGCAACTGCCAAACGGCAAAGTACTATACAGTAGGGCGAAAAAGGACTGA
- the KEG1 gene encoding Keg1p (Syntenic homolog of Saccharomyces cerevisiae YFR042W (KEG1)), translated as MADLQGIPGKPAHTPNSMVSRAYQFYRLSCMFLYAALVARWLALFPLVGTRWVPGGIHGFLIYLLGGSAVLEVLWMIWFYRFTKGLWTRTLLKCANMLYFVAVMHFYDDYEHAPVLKNIGYSIFILSIGMNQALHHGGRLFRGRRRRRSWWWRSDTFVLQPALYISQFYLLLLNVQNPSFHSTPKLDIINRTVLVAYVPLALQCFRRQLTS; from the coding sequence ATGGCAGACCTCCAAGGGATACCCGGTAAGCCCGCGCACACACCCAATTCAATGGTGTCTCGGGCGTATCAGTTTTACAGGCTCTCTTGTATGTTTCTCTACGCAGCTTTGGTGGCGCGCTGGCTAGCGCTGTTCCCCCTGGTAGGAACGCGCTGGGTTCCGGGCGGCATACATGGGTTTTTGATCTACCTTCTAGGCGGCAGCGCGGTGTTAGAGGTTCTGTGGATGATCTGGTTTTATAGGTTCACGAAGGGACTCTGGACGCGGACCCTGCTGAAGTGTGCCAACATGCTGTACTTCGTGGCCGTGATGCATTTCTACGACGACTACGAGCACGCGCCGGTACTGAAGAACATTGGGTACTCGATCTTTATTCTGAGCATTGGGATGAATCAGGCACTGCATCACGGCGGGCGGCTATTCAGGGGgcgacgccggcggcggTCCTGGTGGTGGCGGTCCGACACATTTGTGCTGCAGCCCGCACTATATATCAGCCAGTTCTACCTGCTGCTACTGAATGTACAGAACCCGAGCTTTCATTCGACGCCGAAGCTTGACATAATTAATCGCACGGTGCTGGTGGCCTACGTGCCCCTGGCGCTTCAGTGCTTTCGTCGGCAGCTGACGAGCTAA
- the IRC6 gene encoding Irc6p (Syntenic homolog of Saccharomyces cerevisiae YFR043C (IRC6)), with translation MVAEGLCQCYIRRMSTGGPHGAAPDRSCLARDTEGRSPCKNCQGCTQGAADPIPIRILMADSDVEQAPSVSVLPRNKILILAPAGKAYQAEVIRDLFNIEASESDRIVRDVKWSNKYYEVDLDLYIDSYESLQTWGAEFCSDECADLRDVVAGIFLVFEETEDAETFQQLIEDCHFTDERVLVACDLSSAEHPASLERALEVHDVALVRWRERGTNELGEQQGRERVRELLDIHPWSERMLRMHASTAAALAELDPLQADIPLDSVVTRIKQARERYLEITDVHAADEYAARIAHELTEQLLPE, from the coding sequence ATGGTAGCAGAAGGCCTCTGCCAATGCTACATCCGCCGAATGTCGACCGGCGGTCCGCACGGAGCAGCTCCAGACCGCTCCTGTTTGGCACGTGATACCGAGGGGAGATCACCGTGCAAAAACTGCCAGGGTTGCACACAGGGTGCTGCAGACCCAATTCCGATAAGGATCCTGATGGCTGATTCAGACGTGGAGCAGGCGCCCTCGGTGTCGGTGCTCCCGCGCAATAAGATACTGATCCTGGCCCCTGCCGGTAAAGCCTACCAAGCGGAGGTTATTCGGGATCTTTTTAATATAGAAGCTTCCGAGAGCGATCGCATTGTAAGGGATGTGAAATGGAGCAACAAGTACTACGAGGTCGACTTGGACCTCTACATTGACAGCTACGAAAGCTTGCAGACGTGGGGCGCAGAATTCTGCAGCGACGAGTGTGCTGACTTGCGCGATGTTGTGGCCGGCATCTTCCTGGTCTTCGAGGAAACCGAAGACGCGGAGACCTTCCAGCAACTCATCGAGGACTGCCACTTCACAGATGAGCGGGTGCTCGTGGCGTGCGATTTGAGCTCTGCGGAACACCCCGCCTCGCTAGAGCGTGCCCTCGAAGTGCACGACGTGGCGCTTGTCAGATGGCGCGAGCGCGGCACAAACGAGCTGGGGGAACAGCAGGGGCGCGAACGTgtgcgcgagctgctggatATCCATCCCTGGAGCGAGCGTATGCTGCGTATGCACGCGTCGACCGCTGCAGCCCTCGCAGAGCTGGATCCCTTGCAGGCAGATATACCGCTCGACAGTGTGGTAACCAGGATTAAGCAAGCTAGAGAACGCTATTTAGAGATAACAGATGTTCATGCCGCTGACGAATACGCCGCACGCATAGCACACGAGCTCACGGAGCAGCTCCTGCCCGAGTGA
- the EMC4 gene encoding chaperone EMC4 (Syntenic homolog of Saccharomyces cerevisiae YGL231C (EMC4)), giving the protein MSSEAPTWARCLVEPEYLKSISVVSSNTLPQPPGFSKKQKSQTRSVSKEEGEANRERINALQVKKAWQLAFQPSKAIPMNFFMSYMSGTSLQIIPIMTALMLLTGPVKSVLQVRSTFKGLLNNEAAYGQVLAAMCLYVFFQAVLMAIGLQKLNAMGLLPNKHSDWLAWETPMAYSMQSYAF; this is encoded by the coding sequence ATGTCTTCTGAGGCGCCAACGTGGGCTAGATGCCTAGTGGAGCCAGAATACTTGAAGTCAATCTCTGTGGTTAGCTCCAATACCCTCCCGCAGCCACCAGGATTCTCAAAGAAGCAGAAATCCCAAACCAGATCGGTGTCCAAGGAGGAGGGAGAGGCTAATCGCGAAAGGATTAACGCGCTACAGGTCAAGAAGGCATGGCAGCTGGCCTTTCAGCCGTCCAAGGCCATTCCAATGAACTTCTTCATGTCATACATGTCGGGGACCTCCCTGCAGATCATTCCGATCATGACGGCGCTAATGCTGCTTACTGGGCCGGTGAAGAGCGTTCTACAGGTGCGGTCAACCTTTAAGGGCTTGTTAAACAACGAGGCGGCTTACGGGCAGGTTTTGGCGGCGATGTGTCTGTATGTGTTTTTCCAGGCTGTGCTCATGGCAATTGGGCTGCAGAAGCTGAACGCCATGGGACTGTTGCCGAACAAACATAGCGACTGGCTGGCCTGGGAGACGCCGATGGCGTATAGCATGCAGTCTTACGCATTCTAG
- the TAN1 gene encoding putative tRNA acetyltransferase (Syntenic homolog of Saccharomyces cerevisiae YGL232W (TAN1)), which yields MAKRARSGDSSGPKKKYKVVHATIDPNTSGIYATCARRHEKQASRELMSILQEKAEEYYVDELKAIAETELLSDKEDEEELSVEEQVQKELEQLKKGSGPVDTKKKPVLQEIQLGCECMVFIKTRRPIKPECFVKRLVQELASSENTTKVSRYVQRLTPITDSCNASLTELEKLCRRVLAPHFHTDKEIKYKFAVEVVKRNFNTIDKMDIIKLVAKEVGKSGELGHSVDLKDYDKLVIVQCYKNNIGMSVVDKDYSVALKKYNLQEIYDTKLQTKDA from the coding sequence ATGGCTAAAAGAGCAAGATCCGGAGACTCTAGTGGGCCTAAAAAGAAGTATAAAGTTGTCCATGCTACTATAGATCCAAATACATCCGGTATATATGCTACTTGTGCCAGAAGACATGAAAAGCAAGCATCAAGGGAGCTAATGAGCATTCTACAGGAAAAGGCGGAAGAATACTACGTTGATGAACTCAAAGCTATCGCAGAGACTGAACTCTTGAGCGACAaagaagatgaagaagaaCTATCTGTGGAAGAGCAGGTGCAGAAAGAGCTAGAGCAATTGAAGAAAGGCAGTGGTCCTGTGGATACCAAAAAGAAACCGGTCCTGCAAGAGATTCAGTTGGGATGTGAATGTATGGTCTTCATCAAGACTAGAAGACCAATCAAGCCGGAATGCTTTGTCAAACGCCTAGTACAGGAACTTGCATCGTCAGAAAATACTACCAAGGTTTCGCGGTACGTCCAGAGATTGACACCCATCACTGATTCCTGCAATGCTAGTCTAACAGAATTGGAAAAACTCTGCAGAAGGGTGCTTGCTCCTCATTTCCATACTGACAAAGAGATAAAGTACAAGTTCGCGGTCGAGGTGGTAAAACGTAACTTCAACACGATAGACAAAATGGATATCATTAAACTTGTGGCGAAGGAGGTCGGTAAGAGTGGGGAGTTGGGGCACTCTGTGGACCTAAAGGACTACGACAAGCTGGTCATCGTGCAGTGCTATAAGAACAATATCGGCATGTCTGTGGTGGACAAGGATTACTCTGTGGCTCTTAAAAAGTATAACCTGCAAGAAATATATGACACCAAGCTACAAACAAAGGATGCATAG